Proteins encoded together in one Sceloporus undulatus isolate JIND9_A2432 ecotype Alabama chromosome 4, SceUnd_v1.1, whole genome shotgun sequence window:
- the LOC121928828 gene encoding uncharacterized protein LOC121928828, which produces MATGASDALKESRFMAFSCPHFSPSEPQGTCAKEEEKEEVASQAFAVEVHPSLLDPPQMEEAPTEVKTEEEEGDQKYCLSFHLQWACGRRRSHGGASIWTFVLSLLPASRKNPWRRTSPIMSMNLPSYGIWKVIPGEWRMSVTPLLLQTDFWSHRGPALRRRTSLRGLAWRRFALCQIQKTGLWMMTSIERRMRNFALSPLWPEKKALHHLYKTFCHLDPSEAEKVADTLAQGHMELVLDHYLESPWEDPKRVLIHIINALWTRFLSNMTAMIQTFLDATHHGR; this is translated from the exons ATGGCCACTGGTGCTAGTGATGCTCTGAAGGAGTCAAGATTCATGGCCTTTTCTTGTCCCCATTTCAGTCCTTCGGAGCCACAAGGAACCTGCgccaaggaggaagagaaggaggaagttgCCTCTCAGGCGTTTGCTGTGGAGGTCCATCCCTCTTTGTTG gaTCCCCCACAAATGGAGGAGGCACCCACAGAGGTCAAAactgaggaggaagaaggggatcaGAAGTATTGCCTTTCATTCCATCTCCAATGGGCATGTGGGCGCAGGAGGAGCCATGGAGGGGCTTCTATTTGGACCTTTGTATTGTCTCTCCTCCCAGCTTCCAGAAAGAACCCTTGGAGAAGAACGTCACCCATAATGTCAATGAACCTGCCATCTTATGG GATTTGGAAGGTGATACCTGGAGAATGGAGGATGAGTGTGACCCCTCTTCTGCTTCAAACAG ACTTCTGGAGCCACAGGGGGCCTGCGCTGAGGAGGAGGACATCTCTCAGAGGTTTGGCATGGAGAAGATTCGCTCTTTGTCA AATACAGAAGACTGGGCTGTGGATGATGACATCCATAGAGAGGAGAATGAGGAACTTTGCCCTTAGTCCACTTTGGCCAG aaaagaaGGCTCTGCATCATCTTTACAAGACGTTCTGCCATCTGGACCCTTCAGAGGCCGAGAAAGTTGCAGACACATTGGCCCAAGGGCATATGGAACTCGTCTTGGACCATTATTTAGAATCACCTTGGGAAGATCCAAAAAG GGTATTAATTCACATCATTAATGCTCTGTGGACCAGGTTCTTATCCAACATGACTGCCATGATTCAGACCTTCCTTGATGCCACCCATCATG GAAGATGA
- the LOC121928826 gene encoding pancreatic alpha-amylase-like isoform X2: MEDKSCGQATHGRQHRECKRLLRRISPIGRDNMKSLLLLLIAAFGLCWTQYKSDPKPGRTSIVHLFEWRWADVALECERYLAPNGFAAVQVSPPNENLVIMNPWRPWWERYQPISYKLCSRSGNENEFRDMVTRCNNVGVNIYVDTVINHMCSSGAGSGYLGTCGSYFNAGVRYFPAVPYFSFDFNDRICKTPSGDIENYSDPIQVRNCRLCGLVDLAQSREDVRSKIAGYMNHLVDLGVAGFRIDASKHIWPEDINAILNKVNNLNTRWFIKGSRPFIYQEVIDLGGEAVQSSEYFRNGRVTEFKYGAQLGNVLRKWNGEKMANLKNLGENWSLMPSDKAIVFVDNHDNQRGHGAGGASILTFWNPRLYKMALGFMLAHPYGFTRIISSYRWPRDIQHGKDLNDWIGPPSNSDGTIKPVTINPDGSCGNGWVCEHRWNQIRNMVMFRNVVHRQPITNWWDNNNQVAFGRDGKGFIVFNNDDRNLSISLPTGLPPGIYCDVISGQKDGNLCTGIQIHVAANGIGDFQINSQAEDPFIAIHVEAKL, translated from the exons ATGGAAGATAAGAGTTGTGGTCAAGCAACCCATGGCAGGCAGCATAGG GAATGCAAAAGACTGTTGAGAAGAATATCTCCAATTGGAAGAGACAACATGAAGAGCCTGTTGCTGCTTCTCATAGCAGCCTTCGGACTTTGCTGGACCCAGTACAAATCAGATCCCAAACCTGGAAGGACATCTATAGTCCACCTCTTTGAATGGCGCTGGGCTGATGTAGCCCTTGAATGTGAACGTTATTTAGCACCAAATGGATTTGCAGCTGTTCAG GTTTCTCCTCCAAATGAAAACCTGGTTATTATGAATCCCTGGAGACCATGGTGGGAGAGATATCAGCCTATCAGTTACAAATTGTGTTCACGTTctggaaatgaaaatgaatttaGAGACATGGTGACAAGATGCAACAATGTTGGA GTAAACATTTACGTGGACACTGTAATCAACCATATGTGTAGCTCTGGGGCTGGCTCTGGCTACCTTGGGACTTGCGGCAGCTACTTCAATGCTGGTGTGCGGTACTTCCCTGCCGTCCCATACTTTAGCTTTGATTTCAATGACCGAATTTGTAAAACACCCAGCGGGGATATTGAAAATTATAGTGATCCTATCCAG GTTCGCAACTGCCGCCTATGTGGTCTTGTTGATCTTGCACAAAGCAGAGAGGATGTGCGTTCAAAAATTGCTGGATACATGAACCACCTGGTTGATTTGGGAGTTGCAGGTTTTCGAATTGATGCTTCTAAGCATATATGGCCCGAGGACATTAATGCAATCTTAAATAAAGTGAATAATCTAAATACACGGTGGTTTATCAAGGGTTCCCGACCTTTCATCTACCAGGAG GTAATTGACTTAGGTGGTGAAGCAGTCCAAAGCTCTGAGTACTTCAGAAATGGCCGGGTGACTGAATTTAAATATGGCGCACAGCTTGGGAACGTCCTCCGCAAATGGAATGGAGAAAAGATGGCAAATTTGAA GAACTTGGGAGAAAATTGGAGTTTGATGCCTTCTGacaaagccattgtctttgtAGATAACCATGACAACCAGAGGGGACATGGTGCTGGTGGGGCCTCCATTCTCACTTTCTGGAACCCCAG ACTCTATAAAATGGCACTTGGCTTTATGCTTGCTCATCCCTATGGATTCACAAGAATAATATCAAGCTACAGGTGGCCAAGAGATATCCAGCATGGAAAG GACTTGAATGACTGGATTGGACCACCAAGCAATAGTGATGGAACAATTAAACCTGTTACAATTAACCCAGATGGCAGTTGTGGCAATGGCTGGGTCTGTGAACATCGTTGGAATCAAATAAG gaACATGGTGATGTTCCGAAACGTTGTTCATCGCCAGCCTATTACAAATTGGTGGGACAACAACAACCAGGTGGCATTTGGACGTGATGGCAAAGGATTTATTGTGTTTAATAATGATGACAG GAACTTGTCGATAAGCCTCCCAACGGGTCTTCCTCCTGGCATTTACTGTGATGTTATTTCTGGACAAAAGGACGGCAACCTCTGCACTGGAATTCAAATCCACGTTGCTGCTAATGGCATTGGTGATTTTCAGATTAATAGTCAAGCTGAAGATCCATTCATTGCAATTCATGTTGAAGCCAAATTGTAG
- the LOC121928826 gene encoding pancreatic alpha-amylase-like isoform X3, which yields MKSLLLLLIAAFGLCWTQYKSDPKPGRTSIVHLFEWRWADVALECERYLAPNGFAAVQVSPPNENLVIMNPWRPWWERYQPISYKLCSRSGNENEFRDMVTRCNNVGVNIYVDTVINHMCSSGAGSGYLGTCGSYFNAGVRYFPAVPYFSFDFNDRICKTPSGDIENYSDPIQVRNCRLCGLVDLAQSREDVRSKIAGYMNHLVDLGVAGFRIDASKHIWPEDINAILNKVNNLNTRWFIKGSRPFIYQEVIDLGGEAVQSSEYFRNGRVTEFKYGAQLGNVLRKWNGEKMANLKNLGENWSLMPSDKAIVFVDNHDNQRGHGAGGASILTFWNPRLYKMALGFMLAHPYGFTRIISSYRWPRDIQHGKDLNDWIGPPSNSDGTIKPVTINPDGSCGNGWVCEHRWNQIRNMVMFRNVVHRQPITNWWDNNNQVAFGRDGKGFIVFNNDDRNLSISLPTGLPPGIYCDVISGQKDGNLCTGIQIHVAANGIGDFQINSQAEDPFIAIHVEAKL from the exons ATGAAGAGCCTGTTGCTGCTTCTCATAGCAGCCTTCGGACTTTGCTGGACCCAGTACAAATCAGATCCCAAACCTGGAAGGACATCTATAGTCCACCTCTTTGAATGGCGCTGGGCTGATGTAGCCCTTGAATGTGAACGTTATTTAGCACCAAATGGATTTGCAGCTGTTCAG GTTTCTCCTCCAAATGAAAACCTGGTTATTATGAATCCCTGGAGACCATGGTGGGAGAGATATCAGCCTATCAGTTACAAATTGTGTTCACGTTctggaaatgaaaatgaatttaGAGACATGGTGACAAGATGCAACAATGTTGGA GTAAACATTTACGTGGACACTGTAATCAACCATATGTGTAGCTCTGGGGCTGGCTCTGGCTACCTTGGGACTTGCGGCAGCTACTTCAATGCTGGTGTGCGGTACTTCCCTGCCGTCCCATACTTTAGCTTTGATTTCAATGACCGAATTTGTAAAACACCCAGCGGGGATATTGAAAATTATAGTGATCCTATCCAG GTTCGCAACTGCCGCCTATGTGGTCTTGTTGATCTTGCACAAAGCAGAGAGGATGTGCGTTCAAAAATTGCTGGATACATGAACCACCTGGTTGATTTGGGAGTTGCAGGTTTTCGAATTGATGCTTCTAAGCATATATGGCCCGAGGACATTAATGCAATCTTAAATAAAGTGAATAATCTAAATACACGGTGGTTTATCAAGGGTTCCCGACCTTTCATCTACCAGGAG GTAATTGACTTAGGTGGTGAAGCAGTCCAAAGCTCTGAGTACTTCAGAAATGGCCGGGTGACTGAATTTAAATATGGCGCACAGCTTGGGAACGTCCTCCGCAAATGGAATGGAGAAAAGATGGCAAATTTGAA GAACTTGGGAGAAAATTGGAGTTTGATGCCTTCTGacaaagccattgtctttgtAGATAACCATGACAACCAGAGGGGACATGGTGCTGGTGGGGCCTCCATTCTCACTTTCTGGAACCCCAG ACTCTATAAAATGGCACTTGGCTTTATGCTTGCTCATCCCTATGGATTCACAAGAATAATATCAAGCTACAGGTGGCCAAGAGATATCCAGCATGGAAAG GACTTGAATGACTGGATTGGACCACCAAGCAATAGTGATGGAACAATTAAACCTGTTACAATTAACCCAGATGGCAGTTGTGGCAATGGCTGGGTCTGTGAACATCGTTGGAATCAAATAAG gaACATGGTGATGTTCCGAAACGTTGTTCATCGCCAGCCTATTACAAATTGGTGGGACAACAACAACCAGGTGGCATTTGGACGTGATGGCAAAGGATTTATTGTGTTTAATAATGATGACAG GAACTTGTCGATAAGCCTCCCAACGGGTCTTCCTCCTGGCATTTACTGTGATGTTATTTCTGGACAAAAGGACGGCAACCTCTGCACTGGAATTCAAATCCACGTTGCTGCTAATGGCATTGGTGATTTTCAGATTAATAGTCAAGCTGAAGATCCATTCATTGCAATTCATGTTGAAGCCAAATTGTAG
- the LOC121928826 gene encoding pancreatic alpha-amylase-like isoform X5: MNAGLQAISGTLQRVTQLHLMKRTQALFSKECKRLLRRISPIGRDNMKSLLLLLIAAFGLCWTQYKSDPKPGRTSIVHLFEWRWADVALECERYLAPNGFAAVQVSPPNENLVIMNPWRPWWERYQPISYKLCSRSGNENEFRDMVTRCNNVGVRNCRLCGLVDLAQSREDVRSKIAGYMNHLVDLGVAGFRIDASKHIWPEDINAILNKVNNLNTRWFIKGSRPFIYQEVIDLGGEAVQSSEYFRNGRVTEFKYGAQLGNVLRKWNGEKMANLKNLGENWSLMPSDKAIVFVDNHDNQRGHGAGGASILTFWNPRLYKMALGFMLAHPYGFTRIISSYRWPRDIQHGKDLNDWIGPPSNSDGTIKPVTINPDGSCGNGWVCEHRWNQIRNMVMFRNVVHRQPITNWWDNNNQVAFGRDGKGFIVFNNDDRNLSISLPTGLPPGIYCDVISGQKDGNLCTGIQIHVAANGIGDFQINSQAEDPFIAIHVEAKL, encoded by the exons ATGAATGCCGGACTCCAAGCAATCTCAGGGACCTTGCAAAGAGTGACTCAGCTGCATTTGATGAAAAGAACACAAGCCCTTTTCTCTAAG GAATGCAAAAGACTGTTGAGAAGAATATCTCCAATTGGAAGAGACAACATGAAGAGCCTGTTGCTGCTTCTCATAGCAGCCTTCGGACTTTGCTGGACCCAGTACAAATCAGATCCCAAACCTGGAAGGACATCTATAGTCCACCTCTTTGAATGGCGCTGGGCTGATGTAGCCCTTGAATGTGAACGTTATTTAGCACCAAATGGATTTGCAGCTGTTCAG GTTTCTCCTCCAAATGAAAACCTGGTTATTATGAATCCCTGGAGACCATGGTGGGAGAGATATCAGCCTATCAGTTACAAATTGTGTTCACGTTctggaaatgaaaatgaatttaGAGACATGGTGACAAGATGCAACAATGTTGGA GTTCGCAACTGCCGCCTATGTGGTCTTGTTGATCTTGCACAAAGCAGAGAGGATGTGCGTTCAAAAATTGCTGGATACATGAACCACCTGGTTGATTTGGGAGTTGCAGGTTTTCGAATTGATGCTTCTAAGCATATATGGCCCGAGGACATTAATGCAATCTTAAATAAAGTGAATAATCTAAATACACGGTGGTTTATCAAGGGTTCCCGACCTTTCATCTACCAGGAG GTAATTGACTTAGGTGGTGAAGCAGTCCAAAGCTCTGAGTACTTCAGAAATGGCCGGGTGACTGAATTTAAATATGGCGCACAGCTTGGGAACGTCCTCCGCAAATGGAATGGAGAAAAGATGGCAAATTTGAA GAACTTGGGAGAAAATTGGAGTTTGATGCCTTCTGacaaagccattgtctttgtAGATAACCATGACAACCAGAGGGGACATGGTGCTGGTGGGGCCTCCATTCTCACTTTCTGGAACCCCAG ACTCTATAAAATGGCACTTGGCTTTATGCTTGCTCATCCCTATGGATTCACAAGAATAATATCAAGCTACAGGTGGCCAAGAGATATCCAGCATGGAAAG GACTTGAATGACTGGATTGGACCACCAAGCAATAGTGATGGAACAATTAAACCTGTTACAATTAACCCAGATGGCAGTTGTGGCAATGGCTGGGTCTGTGAACATCGTTGGAATCAAATAAG gaACATGGTGATGTTCCGAAACGTTGTTCATCGCCAGCCTATTACAAATTGGTGGGACAACAACAACCAGGTGGCATTTGGACGTGATGGCAAAGGATTTATTGTGTTTAATAATGATGACAG GAACTTGTCGATAAGCCTCCCAACGGGTCTTCCTCCTGGCATTTACTGTGATGTTATTTCTGGACAAAAGGACGGCAACCTCTGCACTGGAATTCAAATCCACGTTGCTGCTAATGGCATTGGTGATTTTCAGATTAATAGTCAAGCTGAAGATCCATTCATTGCAATTCATGTTGAAGCCAAATTGTAG
- the LOC121928826 gene encoding pancreatic alpha-amylase-like isoform X1 yields MNAGLQAISGTLQRVTQLHLMKRTQALFSKECKRLLRRISPIGRDNMKSLLLLLIAAFGLCWTQYKSDPKPGRTSIVHLFEWRWADVALECERYLAPNGFAAVQVSPPNENLVIMNPWRPWWERYQPISYKLCSRSGNENEFRDMVTRCNNVGVNIYVDTVINHMCSSGAGSGYLGTCGSYFNAGVRYFPAVPYFSFDFNDRICKTPSGDIENYSDPIQVRNCRLCGLVDLAQSREDVRSKIAGYMNHLVDLGVAGFRIDASKHIWPEDINAILNKVNNLNTRWFIKGSRPFIYQEVIDLGGEAVQSSEYFRNGRVTEFKYGAQLGNVLRKWNGEKMANLKNLGENWSLMPSDKAIVFVDNHDNQRGHGAGGASILTFWNPRLYKMALGFMLAHPYGFTRIISSYRWPRDIQHGKDLNDWIGPPSNSDGTIKPVTINPDGSCGNGWVCEHRWNQIRNMVMFRNVVHRQPITNWWDNNNQVAFGRDGKGFIVFNNDDRNLSISLPTGLPPGIYCDVISGQKDGNLCTGIQIHVAANGIGDFQINSQAEDPFIAIHVEAKL; encoded by the exons ATGAATGCCGGACTCCAAGCAATCTCAGGGACCTTGCAAAGAGTGACTCAGCTGCATTTGATGAAAAGAACACAAGCCCTTTTCTCTAAG GAATGCAAAAGACTGTTGAGAAGAATATCTCCAATTGGAAGAGACAACATGAAGAGCCTGTTGCTGCTTCTCATAGCAGCCTTCGGACTTTGCTGGACCCAGTACAAATCAGATCCCAAACCTGGAAGGACATCTATAGTCCACCTCTTTGAATGGCGCTGGGCTGATGTAGCCCTTGAATGTGAACGTTATTTAGCACCAAATGGATTTGCAGCTGTTCAG GTTTCTCCTCCAAATGAAAACCTGGTTATTATGAATCCCTGGAGACCATGGTGGGAGAGATATCAGCCTATCAGTTACAAATTGTGTTCACGTTctggaaatgaaaatgaatttaGAGACATGGTGACAAGATGCAACAATGTTGGA GTAAACATTTACGTGGACACTGTAATCAACCATATGTGTAGCTCTGGGGCTGGCTCTGGCTACCTTGGGACTTGCGGCAGCTACTTCAATGCTGGTGTGCGGTACTTCCCTGCCGTCCCATACTTTAGCTTTGATTTCAATGACCGAATTTGTAAAACACCCAGCGGGGATATTGAAAATTATAGTGATCCTATCCAG GTTCGCAACTGCCGCCTATGTGGTCTTGTTGATCTTGCACAAAGCAGAGAGGATGTGCGTTCAAAAATTGCTGGATACATGAACCACCTGGTTGATTTGGGAGTTGCAGGTTTTCGAATTGATGCTTCTAAGCATATATGGCCCGAGGACATTAATGCAATCTTAAATAAAGTGAATAATCTAAATACACGGTGGTTTATCAAGGGTTCCCGACCTTTCATCTACCAGGAG GTAATTGACTTAGGTGGTGAAGCAGTCCAAAGCTCTGAGTACTTCAGAAATGGCCGGGTGACTGAATTTAAATATGGCGCACAGCTTGGGAACGTCCTCCGCAAATGGAATGGAGAAAAGATGGCAAATTTGAA GAACTTGGGAGAAAATTGGAGTTTGATGCCTTCTGacaaagccattgtctttgtAGATAACCATGACAACCAGAGGGGACATGGTGCTGGTGGGGCCTCCATTCTCACTTTCTGGAACCCCAG ACTCTATAAAATGGCACTTGGCTTTATGCTTGCTCATCCCTATGGATTCACAAGAATAATATCAAGCTACAGGTGGCCAAGAGATATCCAGCATGGAAAG GACTTGAATGACTGGATTGGACCACCAAGCAATAGTGATGGAACAATTAAACCTGTTACAATTAACCCAGATGGCAGTTGTGGCAATGGCTGGGTCTGTGAACATCGTTGGAATCAAATAAG gaACATGGTGATGTTCCGAAACGTTGTTCATCGCCAGCCTATTACAAATTGGTGGGACAACAACAACCAGGTGGCATTTGGACGTGATGGCAAAGGATTTATTGTGTTTAATAATGATGACAG GAACTTGTCGATAAGCCTCCCAACGGGTCTTCCTCCTGGCATTTACTGTGATGTTATTTCTGGACAAAAGGACGGCAACCTCTGCACTGGAATTCAAATCCACGTTGCTGCTAATGGCATTGGTGATTTTCAGATTAATAGTCAAGCTGAAGATCCATTCATTGCAATTCATGTTGAAGCCAAATTGTAG
- the LOC121928826 gene encoding alpha-amylase 1-like isoform X4: MNAGLQAISGTLQRVTQLHLMKRTQALFSKECKRLLRRISPIGRDNMKSLLLLLIAAFGLCWTQYKSDPKPGRTSIVHLFEWRWADVALECERYLAPNGFAAVQVSPPNENLVIMNPWRPWWERYQPISYKLCSRSGNENEFRDMVTRCNNVGVNIYVDTVINHMCSSGAGSGYLGTCGSYFNAGVRYFPAVPYFSFDFNDRICKTPSGDIENYSDPIQVRNCRLCGLVDLAQSREDVRSKIAGYMNHLVDLGVAGFRIDASKHIWPEDINAILNKVNNLNTRWFIKGSRPFIYQEAFSFIPDNHDNQRGHGAGGASILTFWNPRLYKMALGFMLAHPYGFTRIISSYRWPRDIQHGKDLNDWIGPPSNSDGTIKPVTINPDGSCGNGWVCEHRWNQIRNMVMFRNVVHRQPITNWWDNNNQVAFGRDGKGFIVFNNDDRNLSISLPTGLPPGIYCDVISGQKDGNLCTGIQIHVAANGIGDFQINSQAEDPFIAIHVEAKL, encoded by the exons ATGAATGCCGGACTCCAAGCAATCTCAGGGACCTTGCAAAGAGTGACTCAGCTGCATTTGATGAAAAGAACACAAGCCCTTTTCTCTAAG GAATGCAAAAGACTGTTGAGAAGAATATCTCCAATTGGAAGAGACAACATGAAGAGCCTGTTGCTGCTTCTCATAGCAGCCTTCGGACTTTGCTGGACCCAGTACAAATCAGATCCCAAACCTGGAAGGACATCTATAGTCCACCTCTTTGAATGGCGCTGGGCTGATGTAGCCCTTGAATGTGAACGTTATTTAGCACCAAATGGATTTGCAGCTGTTCAG GTTTCTCCTCCAAATGAAAACCTGGTTATTATGAATCCCTGGAGACCATGGTGGGAGAGATATCAGCCTATCAGTTACAAATTGTGTTCACGTTctggaaatgaaaatgaatttaGAGACATGGTGACAAGATGCAACAATGTTGGA GTAAACATTTACGTGGACACTGTAATCAACCATATGTGTAGCTCTGGGGCTGGCTCTGGCTACCTTGGGACTTGCGGCAGCTACTTCAATGCTGGTGTGCGGTACTTCCCTGCCGTCCCATACTTTAGCTTTGATTTCAATGACCGAATTTGTAAAACACCCAGCGGGGATATTGAAAATTATAGTGATCCTATCCAG GTTCGCAACTGCCGCCTATGTGGTCTTGTTGATCTTGCACAAAGCAGAGAGGATGTGCGTTCAAAAATTGCTGGATACATGAACCACCTGGTTGATTTGGGAGTTGCAGGTTTTCGAATTGATGCTTCTAAGCATATATGGCCCGAGGACATTAATGCAATCTTAAATAAAGTGAATAATCTAAATACACGGTGGTTTATCAAGGGTTCCCGACCTTTCATCTACCAGGAG GCTTTTTCTTTTATTCCAG ATAACCATGACAACCAGAGGGGACATGGTGCTGGTGGGGCCTCCATTCTCACTTTCTGGAACCCCAG ACTCTATAAAATGGCACTTGGCTTTATGCTTGCTCATCCCTATGGATTCACAAGAATAATATCAAGCTACAGGTGGCCAAGAGATATCCAGCATGGAAAG GACTTGAATGACTGGATTGGACCACCAAGCAATAGTGATGGAACAATTAAACCTGTTACAATTAACCCAGATGGCAGTTGTGGCAATGGCTGGGTCTGTGAACATCGTTGGAATCAAATAAG gaACATGGTGATGTTCCGAAACGTTGTTCATCGCCAGCCTATTACAAATTGGTGGGACAACAACAACCAGGTGGCATTTGGACGTGATGGCAAAGGATTTATTGTGTTTAATAATGATGACAG GAACTTGTCGATAAGCCTCCCAACGGGTCTTCCTCCTGGCATTTACTGTGATGTTATTTCTGGACAAAAGGACGGCAACCTCTGCACTGGAATTCAAATCCACGTTGCTGCTAATGGCATTGGTGATTTTCAGATTAATAGTCAAGCTGAAGATCCATTCATTGCAATTCATGTTGAAGCCAAATTGTAG